The Hermetia illucens chromosome 2, iHerIll2.2.curated.20191125, whole genome shotgun sequence genomic interval ctccctgtacttttctagttcacggacttgttggttctcccaggcttcctttttccgtctgtgaagtcgcttctccgctcgacggagttcgtgataagtctctgcgcgtgcccgcgttctttgagaatgcaacattactcggtatgcagcattcttccgttccgttgctagcttacattcatcgtcaaaccagtcgttccgactccttttgcggctggggccaagtatatttgtggccgtatccatgataacgttcttcaggtggttgtgaaaatcattagttgatgcttcatctccaggtcctctattgactgcggttattgcggcatccatttcccttttataggtgtcgcggagggttgtgttgtggatggcttcagtgttcactctcacctgattgtcagaggggattctaggtggtattgttattcgagctcggagcaccatgccaacgagatagtgatccgagtctatattggcccccctatatgttctgacattcatcaaggctgagaggtggcggcgttcgatcaacacgtggtcaatttggttgaaagtggtcccatctggagaggcccacgtatgtttgtggaccgctttccgcgcaaaccaggtacttccaacaaccatttcgtgtgaccctgctaattggatagtccgcagtccgttatcatttgttttttcgttttagctatgggagccaacgtatcgcctgaatacgggctccttccctacttggctgttaaaatccccaagtatgattttgatatcatatctgggacaggcttcgagggttctttctactgcctcgtagaaggtatccttctccgactctgcagtctcctctgtaggggcgtgaacgtttatgaggcttatatttctaaacttgcctcgcaagcgcagagtgcatagccgttcgcttatactttcaaagccgataacagcaggtttcattttttggttgactaagaaacctactccgagcacatggtttactggatggccgctataatatatggtgtagtggctcttctccaggaaaccggtccctgtccatcgcatctcttgcaacgctgttacatcagccctatattgggacagggtatcggctagctgcttatcagcttcatctctgtacagggagcgcacgttccatgagaaaatgcgcaaatcgttgttcctttgtcgttgccgggtccgtcgtcttaacatccgtcctatccgaggctcctgttgtggcttcgtaacaggttgttttccgtgtagggttgtcagccctacccaactcccaacctggaggaccagttggtacaatttgtcccgtttttaggcacgggaggctcgccttcatccttctccgtctgcagcttttcgtcaagaaagagctcccagcggtcaccacgtggaggtggagatagggtttggtagtagagctgttggtgttggttcagcaggcatttcccaggttttatgctccatcgtgggtaccaatccacgtttcgccccgggacctatactaccctttgaccaaatttattagcaaatgccaacaatttaaccaacatcaaatatgaaaaagggctagggagaattagattcttcttgaatggaattttaatatttcactggaatttcaattattctcgttaattatgacgtcagcatcttatttgtatggcttaggatgctgttagtacgaaattgataaatttgaatttctataactttgacactagtagttggattttcatggaacttggcatgtgtatgtacGAGACTGTCCTCggtggtacacctaggatgaacttaagggagttttttagccaatttctaaaagttgataatatactattagtaaatttatttgggcagataccggaatgggacatctctcgatgattagatttcacataagtgttttacacaaaaccttaaaaagggctgcagataaatagattcttcataaatgcgacttcaaTATTTCACGGGAATGTCAATTAcctattccgggtaattatgacgtcagcatctgatttgcatggctttggaagcagtaaattcgcgcgaaattgctaagtttgaactgctataactttggcgttaattgccagatttccacgaaatttagcatgtcctctatgctggtacaaaattcggaagtcctaggatgaatttaagggttttttttcagtaaatttttaaaaagtggtaatatactatttgtaagtttatttgagcagatatcccaATGGGgcatactttgaggcctagatttcatccaggcgcaccaccctgatttttttttggatttttagattgggtagtttccgaaaatgagtcctgtctcacttcaagtgcgtacattttgacttcttattcacgcactttgcaattgatgcgaaaactaatgtcagtttcggaaagaacacatacgagacctttcatttgaaaccctacacaactatatccggtgaaaaaaaatttttgaatcccccctttgcatgtatggggagcccccctttaaactctccCTAACTTTATGCCACTCGcgtgtatgcgtgggatttcatagctcccatctattcaccaaatttcgttcggatcggtttagccgttttggagaaaaatgcgtgtgacagacagacagataggcagacattgaatcgattttaataaggttaaaaaTCAAGAAGTTGCTtttatacggtgtccaggcctgTATATCGATATCTACCCAAACTAAGTTAATAGTAGTGTATTACTATGAAGTTAcaatttgtagtaatatagttTATAGTATCAccccaagtttaatcaaaatcgtattattactaacaaaattacagtgactcaaatttgtcttttctATTTTGTGCAGTTATTCGCTAACGTATTGGTCTTTGCATATATCTACAACTTTGTATAAGCTTTTAACAATTTGGttataaaaaaagttttttctttttatgtttaaattttcatttctggtttttttttgtcgttAAAAATGGGTACTACATACAAAGCGGAATAATTTGTTTTGGTGAAAAACTTTTGATTGGCTGATTTCAGCTGTTTATAAGGGGCTGGGCACTCCATAGTGCAAATTAATAGAGCCAAGTTCGGGCAGCTGTCAcgccgccattttgtttttttcttaagaAAATGTGTGAACATCAATGTCAATAAGTAATTTCATTCAATGTAATAAATACTCTCAGTTTTTTctaagaaaatattgaaaaacattATTCTTCAGTGTCTTCaatattgaaattatttgtgtgagaaaaaaaatatagttagCTTTTTGAAAATGCTCCATATTAAATTTATTCAgttatgaaaaattattttctaatttgcttattgtttctttttattctAAAACAATTTTCAAGTAAAATTTTCTCTACAGGTGAACATTTCAAAAACGATTCTGGTCATATAAAGTCTAgcaattatgtaaaaatattgtcAGATTACACATAATGAACATCTTCTGTTAACGTAATTTTACTTaagaaaaacttcaaaaattttttaGAATGATACAGAGACAGAATTTGCATTGCTATTATAGTTTGCTCCACCAGTCCGTAAAATATAATTTGTAGTCTGCAATTTTTACTCATGGGACTTATGGGTTTCCAAGCAGGAATTCCTCCAAGCCCTCTCCGATACCCTCGGACGAAGTGGTCTGTGAGTGACATGTTTCCAAATGAATGATTAGGTTTAACTCTCGTCGAAACCTTTTTGAGCAATATTGACATGATAATTGGCTGTGTGATTGCATGTGAGCATTCAAGCATGtgttattttcgaaaattttggaGCAGACTGGGCACTGTACAGCGGTATTAATCGAACGCGCAATGATCTCGTCCGCGTGCACAGCCAATTTGTGGCCCCTGAGAGTTTTTTTACTCTTATAAATTTTGTGGCAAATATCACATTCAGCTGATTGATCAGTTGTACTGTGCATTGTTGTCATGTGTTTTCTTAAGGCCCTTTTGTGGGATAAGGTTTTTGAGCAGATGCAGCAGATTATGGGTTTTCCTAATTCAGTATTCAGAGTTGCAACGGAACTGATTTTGAAAATAGGTCCTTCCGTCTTAATAACAGCGCTGGGTAACTTTTCTGTTTCTGCACAAAAATCTGCTGTAAGAATGAGTTTTTCAGGATGTTTTGCATGACTTTCGTCATTTGAAGCCTCATTGAGGGGTGTGTTGGGAATATGATGCTGATCAATCACTTCTCCATCAATTTTTGAAACATCCTTACATGAGTCAGACTCCACTGAATATTTTTCGAGTGTCATTAGCCTTCTTAAATCGTCCTGTTTATCCTTGAATCGAGCAACTTCAATATCCGATATTTCACATTTCTTGATGAAAGCGTATATTTCTTGAATTTCCTTTAGACAGCTGTAGCATATCTGGTCTGGCATGCCGTTTTCAAACGTTATCTGTAAAGTCATCATTATTGGAATAAGGGAAAGTTTTTAGATTAATAGATTAGATATTACAAATAATCTATTTTTCGTACAGAATATGAGTTTTCCTTGTCTCTATAATTATTACGAGTGAGATCAATAAATATTTGCACGTGGCTCCGTCCACACGGTCTCCGGGCAATAAAAAGATCCAAGTAACTGGGTTTCACAACGTTAGTCCACTTCAGTATACTTAAATTTCttctaaatataataaaacatCTCCTTTTGTCACTTACATTAATTTTGGCAATATCTCCCAGGAATTCCACTATTTGAAGGTTTACTTTTTCGGCTATTATAAGTTCATTAAGAGGGCTCATAATTTCTGCGGATTGCAGACAAATTCGACATAAATTTTGGAGATCCATTACCCTTTAAGAGAGACAGTTGAACTTACATTAAACTCGATTGCAGAAACACAAGAGTATTTATTTTGACAATACGAAACAAATAAAGCCTTATAATCACTTACATCGCTTTCAAACGAAACAATGGATTGACAGAGAATGGTTtgctatatacgtacatatacatacatatatatatagatatatggaTAAGCGGAAAACTGTTGTTAGAAGCTCTAAATGTGCAAAAGATTTGGATATTTAGAACAACTTCTGACAATTTGCATTTGTGTTGCTTATATACAGAGTGTTTCAAACTACGGGACAACCATGCCATGCCAGGCGGTCTCTTATGCAATTCTAGACACAAAATATTCAGTATTATTTTCGATTATTTACCCTGCCCCAGGCATTTTAATTTCTGGAAGAAAAGTCGCTGCTACTCGAATTTTAAAATtgctaaaataaattatataggAAATCGCTCACAGAAATTTCAGTTGGCTCCCCGACATTTTAAGATTTAagctaatttttaaggttttgtgtaaacacaaaaccttattaaaatcggtttactgtctgtctgtctgtctgtctgtctgtccgtctgtctgtctgtctgtctgtctgtctgtctgtccgtcacacgcatttttctcggagacggttacagagattgacaccaaatttggtagaaaggtgggaactgtgaacgctcacacatacagtgaattacatcctttttcgtcgaatttaaggggggtccccatacatgcaaaaagggggtgtaaaattttttttcatcaaatatagtcatgtggggtatcaaattaaaggtctcgattagtacttttcaaagctgatcttagttttgacattcgttggaagggtggggagcgcggggggttgaaagtgatcacttctttaagggggccattctcagaaactaccaaaccgaaaaatctgaaaaaaatcaggaggctgccactatatggtgcctgggctccgaaataccttccatgccgatatctgtttaaataaagtaaataatagtatattactataattttttgtaattggttagaaacccccctaaagttcatcctagtaccatgaaattttgcagtgatataggctataatatagagcatgatcttatcaagtttggtggaaatcggactattactaacaaagttataatacctcaaatttgttgcttctttgaaaattgaagactatgaatgtcaatattacccgaaagtggatactctcacataatatatggatatattacgtgctacgtactaagaaatacacaaaacctttcgtacctgaagcgtccagcttccggtttcccgacttgttctagaATATTCATGTACACaatatactatttttttttataaaaaacgaATCTCTTACAAAATAATCTTTTACAATTAGAATAATATTTTGTAATACAGTTAAACCTGTCTAAGTCGAATTCTCACTTCCCAGGAAAAATTGTTCGAGTTatagcacttttctccaaaacggctcaaccgatctgaacgaaatttggtggatatatgggaactatgaaattccacgtgTAGCTTAAAGGggaggatgtaattttttttttcatcgaatgtgATAAAAGGGttttcaaaactgatattagttttgacgtgaattataatgtgcgcgagtaaggagtcaaaatgtgcacacttcattcattttcggaaactacccaacttaaaattctgaaaaatcccattccgatatcttctcaagcttactaatagtatattagtaacCATTTGAAATTCactaaaccccccttaaattcatcttagtgATTCAAAATTTTGCACCAATATAGAGGGCAAGAGGGttagtctcaaagttatagcagttcaaacttataaatttcgtacgaatttactgcatctaggcgagaataattgacattcgagtgaaatattaaaattccattcatgaacaaTCTACTTTTTCCtagcccttttcaaggttttgtgtgaaactaaaccttattagaatcgattcgatgtctgtctgtctgttccttgtttttcttttttaaggaaGTGGAAACCTTCGATAGACACTGGtttggacacaccagtgtgcgggatttttacccagcaaaaccacctccgactcccAAGCTAATAAAATCaatgatatatgtatttaaagatattcttatatttcacaatttttttttgcagagtGAAATgaacaatataataaaatatataatttataaCGACCGGAGGTGAAAGTAATATCCgtgtaatatttatattatttacatagtcccaccaagaaacaaatggcagaactgagcacggccgccgctaaccggcatcccgcagccaccagtacaaGGATTTCTCACCCCGCTTAATAttaattgctctcgctctggagtgtCTCCCGTCGAATCCCGAAGCCCCCACAGTCAAATCGGGGGGTAttatatccttttgtccgtggcccgcctatgtatataatacataaccggatcaccggcacaatcaagaattagaccattcctgtcaagatacacgaacgcttcaggaggaatgaagcctgtcgtgagaattttctcgaaatacccataaTTTGGATAGAACAACTGCGAAACCCAAGAGTTCTCGCTATGCgaaacagatcgcactatatgattccgaatcaatctgatggtaactgtgtcgattctcggcacagcagcagctgcatacatcacctcattagttacataatgctcatagtttgacgaagcagtcctattaagccccgtgcaagcacgcagacatttcttttcaaagatccttattttctccatttggctatcACTCAAATtgaaccagatagcacacctgTAGGTGGGCACCATTGGGCAGGTAGGATGACagataatcttaaccttccaccaaagatgtggagcataaaagagctttcgaagagacatgaatgccttgcgagcgctttctagtgcGACTTTACCGtgttcgttaaattggagacgctcgtcaagacgcacacccaggtatctaacgcactttttatgaggaatgcgctcagaactatcctcgttcgcgacaatgtggaaatctctccaattccttttcaagttcctattggcatacgccaaggaatttcgaaacagaatcgtttcacaattttgcgcattgataatttccgccaactgttcgtgaagaacttaatatcattgaacatcttctgaagttcaacttgcacctcagttaccttcttgtgcgccgtgtaggctattaGATCGttagcaaaggcaaccaacgtccttttaggagatttattaaactcgaacgagttgagtaattcgccggcaaatactgcgaaaagtgtaggcgcattcactgtcccttgctgaattcattcagaacatgaaattctccgCTAGTAGTGAGAtgtccgtccgtaatgacaaagcacttgccgtacagcatactacacatcatcgctacgaggtggctgggaaactcattcttcaggaacctgaaaatcagtccatccaaccaaacagtatcaaaggccttctccatctctataaggcaagcgcctacgaactcaccattgttaatccgccagcaaatatcagacgttatctccgttattgcatgtattgtcgaatgtccagattgaAATCCGAATTGCACATTCGATAATAATTCCtccttcttgatatgcccgttcaaggctttcaataccaaaacctcaaacaccgtgatgatgttaggcagcaaactgattgggcggtagctcaaaggactctttaaaatcgggaacactcggactttcttccattgtgctggaaagaaggaattgttcaataaattattgaacaaaatgtctggtaaatgcctgaggaccacgttgggaatgctatccataccggatgatctcttattgtttaccttTCTAAATATGGTGGTTAATTCCCCACATAAGGCAaaataatcaagcagattatcactcggtatgagatcagcctgcaacgcagagctaaactggagaactgtggtgccgttcaggctatatttgaaattgtggacatctcgttctacaatttccgaaagtcgcgttgactctaagtccgttctgggccgatgcactgattcaaagtgctccctttaagttcgagtttcagagcatcatcaatcacgatgtaattgccttgcgcatcagcagttacgctattcgtgtctatacctgagtcatgaggtgggcattcctcttgatatccccgaataaacctctcttggaatttcttccagtCTGTTTgcttaaagttcagcctgt includes:
- the LOC119647491 gene encoding zinc finger protein 836-like, yielding MYMYVYSKPFSVNPLFRLKAMVMDLQNLCRICLQSAEIMSPLNELIIAEKVNLQIVEFLGDIAKINITFENGMPDQICYSCLKEIQEIYAFIKKCEISDIEVARFKDKQDDLRRLMTLEKYSVESDSCKDVSKIDGEVIDQHHIPNTPLNEASNDESHAKHPEKLILTADFCAETEKLPSAVIKTEGPIFKISSVATLNTELGKPIICCICSKTLSHKRALRKHMTTMHSTTDQSAECDICHKIYKSKKTLRGHKLAVHADEIIARSINTAVQCPVCSKIFENNTCLNAHMQSHSQLSCQYCSKRFRRELNLIIHLETCHSQTTSSEGIGEGLEEFLLGNP